One segment of Streptomyces sp. NBC_01463 DNA contains the following:
- a CDS encoding tyrosine-protein phosphatase yields the protein MRTHRIAGAAVAAALLAGTALAPSALAAPPAASATAQAAVPFTSAGAVRAADGGHTLSWASPAASVTVTAVTGPDATTGIALGTAPGTGSLTVPAGTLPEAGRWYFRLVPDGGSPLVVADRSLGLASARNFRDIGGYRTADGRWVRSGLVYRSNKLSGLTDAEQQRLVSQRLTLDVDLRNVQERKDDPDRLPAGVAYQVADVVSLSHGIRFHDSALMTLAEAIAAGLFSGSSDLGQSIGYPFMVNFVGADYAFHDLVTAVATNGSGATVFHCSAGKDRTGWGTAVLLTLLGVPRATVEADFLASNQYTGDPKAVELSWLRAAFAEVDHIYGDFDTYVREGLKLDAATVQTLRAKLLTG from the coding sequence ATGCGTACGCACCGCATAGCCGGAGCCGCCGTCGCGGCCGCCCTTCTCGCCGGTACGGCACTGGCCCCGTCCGCGCTCGCCGCACCGCCCGCCGCCTCGGCCACCGCACAGGCCGCGGTCCCCTTCACCTCCGCCGGCGCCGTGCGCGCGGCCGACGGCGGCCACACCCTCTCCTGGGCCTCACCGGCCGCCTCGGTGACCGTCACCGCCGTCACCGGCCCCGACGCCACGACCGGGATCGCCCTGGGCACGGCGCCCGGCACCGGTTCGCTGACCGTCCCGGCGGGAACGCTCCCGGAGGCCGGGCGCTGGTACTTCCGGCTGGTCCCGGACGGCGGCAGCCCCCTGGTCGTCGCCGACCGCTCCCTCGGGCTGGCCTCGGCGCGCAACTTCCGTGACATCGGCGGCTACCGCACGGCGGACGGGCGCTGGGTGCGCTCCGGTCTGGTCTACCGCTCCAACAAGCTGAGCGGCCTCACCGACGCCGAGCAGCAGCGGCTGGTCTCCCAGCGCCTCACCCTCGACGTCGATCTGCGCAACGTCCAGGAGCGCAAGGACGACCCGGACCGGCTGCCCGCGGGTGTCGCGTACCAGGTCGCCGACGTCGTCTCGCTCAGCCACGGCATCCGGTTCCACGACTCGGCGCTGATGACACTGGCCGAGGCCATCGCGGCGGGCCTCTTCTCCGGTTCGTCCGACCTGGGCCAGTCCATCGGATACCCGTTCATGGTCAACTTCGTGGGCGCCGACTACGCCTTCCACGACCTGGTCACCGCCGTGGCCACGAACGGCTCCGGAGCCACGGTCTTCCACTGCAGCGCCGGCAAGGACCGCACGGGCTGGGGCACCGCCGTCCTGCTCACCCTGCTGGGGGTCCCCCGGGCGACCGTCGAGGCGGACTTCCTCGCCAGCAACCAGTACACCGGCGACCCGAAGGCCGTCGAACTGAGCTGGCTGCGCGCGGCGTTCGCCGAGGTCGACCACATCTACGGCGACTTCGACACGTACGTGCGCGAGGGGCTGAAGCTCGACGCGGCGACCGTTCAGACGCTGCGCGCCAAGCTGCTGACCGGCTGA
- a CDS encoding SGNH/GDSL hydrolase family protein: protein MNSSYSNAFCRTVRASVAALALAGLAVGTSASGAWAADGGTTSYVALGDSMASGPLIPDITGPVACGRSTHNYPHELAASIGASLHDVTCSGAASKHMTEKQSLSLLDIPMGSAPPQFDALRADTDLVTLTIGGNDTGLVGIAQDCMQLDPTATPCKDKLTEGGVDQVAQRIAEFAPRLATVLDGIHQRSPQARVIVTGYGLYIKPGGCWPLQPVLPVDADFLQGSVDRMNTVIAQQSAAHGAEYIDLATPSKGHDSCQAPSAKWVEGYVPTAAAAPLHPNRQGEENYARIIGAHLQGS, encoded by the coding sequence GTGAACTCGTCGTACAGCAACGCATTCTGTCGGACCGTCAGAGCCTCCGTCGCGGCGCTCGCGCTGGCCGGTCTGGCGGTCGGGACGAGTGCCTCCGGCGCCTGGGCGGCGGACGGCGGCACCACGTCGTACGTCGCGCTCGGCGACTCCATGGCCTCCGGCCCCCTCATCCCGGACATCACCGGCCCGGTGGCCTGCGGCCGTTCCACGCACAACTACCCGCACGAGCTGGCCGCGAGCATCGGCGCCTCGCTGCACGACGTCACCTGCAGCGGGGCCGCGTCCAAGCACATGACGGAGAAGCAGTCGCTCTCCCTGCTCGACATCCCGATGGGCTCGGCGCCGCCCCAGTTCGACGCCCTGCGCGCGGACACCGATCTGGTGACCCTGACGATCGGCGGCAACGACACCGGTCTGGTCGGCATCGCGCAGGACTGCATGCAGCTCGACCCGACCGCCACCCCGTGCAAGGACAAGCTGACCGAGGGCGGCGTGGACCAGGTGGCCCAGCGCATCGCCGAGTTCGCGCCCCGGCTGGCCACCGTCCTGGACGGCATCCACCAGCGTTCGCCGCAGGCCCGGGTGATCGTCACGGGCTACGGGCTCTACATCAAGCCGGGCGGCTGCTGGCCGCTGCAGCCGGTGCTCCCGGTGGACGCCGACTTCCTCCAGGGCAGCGTCGACCGGATGAACACCGTGATCGCCCAGCAGAGCGCGGCACACGGCGCCGAGTACATCGACCTCGCCACCCCGAGCAAGGGCCACGACTCCTGCCAGGCGCCGTCGGCCAAGTGGGTCGAGGGGTACGTGCCGACGGCCGCGGCCGCCCCGCTGCACCCCAACCGGCAGGGCGAGGAGAACTACGCCCGCATCATCGGCGCACACCTCCAGGGGAGCTGA
- a CDS encoding helix-turn-helix domain-containing protein — protein sequence MCIGGRPVAAQLRARAPALTSRVVARLLSDLPVYAELPHEEIAGDIADIVQHNLRLFADVVEHRRAATDAELAQQRDSAAQRAEEGVPLDAILTAYQVGIAMCWEETAQDAGPDDLPVVLEIMNRIMVVQQQLTSAVSGAYLEARQILDSQEHGGRHALMAALLTGEDLEGFTRRTGLRPAARYLTMTLALAPHDDEVGQAPGPGRGVAARRKIRRIRTALDRFAGTPALTALDATGGTVLLPVAEPPPWSGPGGLGELIAEATRAAGVPVTAAAETAQPAAVPAAVARNAEIVDLVARSGRPAGLYRLADVLLEYQLSRPSEALNGLARLLLPLEAKPELLHTLETYLAHGLDRRAAAAALHVHPNTVDYRVRRIGRLTGLFPARPTDLQHLSAALVARRSAAGRGTGGADGSFGRA from the coding sequence CTGTGCATCGGCGGCCGCCCGGTGGCGGCCCAGCTGCGGGCCCGCGCCCCCGCCCTCACGAGCCGCGTCGTCGCCCGGCTGCTCAGCGATCTGCCGGTCTACGCGGAGCTGCCCCACGAGGAGATCGCGGGCGACATCGCGGACATCGTCCAGCACAATCTGCGGCTCTTCGCCGACGTCGTCGAGCACCGCAGGGCGGCCACCGACGCCGAACTCGCCCAGCAGCGCGACTCGGCGGCCCAGCGCGCCGAGGAGGGCGTGCCGCTCGACGCCATCCTCACCGCGTACCAGGTGGGCATCGCGATGTGCTGGGAGGAGACCGCTCAGGACGCCGGCCCCGACGACCTCCCCGTCGTCCTGGAGATCATGAACCGCATCATGGTCGTCCAGCAGCAGCTGACCTCCGCGGTGAGCGGCGCGTATCTGGAGGCCCGGCAGATCCTCGACAGCCAGGAACACGGTGGCCGGCACGCCCTGATGGCCGCCCTGCTGACCGGCGAGGACCTGGAGGGCTTCACCCGGCGCACGGGTCTGCGCCCCGCGGCCCGCTATCTGACGATGACGCTCGCGCTCGCCCCGCACGACGACGAGGTGGGCCAGGCCCCCGGCCCCGGACGGGGGGTGGCCGCGCGCCGCAAGATCCGCCGCATCCGGACGGCCCTGGACCGGTTCGCCGGTACGCCCGCGCTGACCGCTCTCGACGCGACCGGCGGCACCGTCCTGCTGCCCGTTGCGGAGCCGCCGCCCTGGAGCGGGCCCGGCGGGCTCGGCGAGCTGATCGCCGAGGCCACCCGGGCCGCCGGGGTACCGGTCACCGCCGCCGCGGAGACCGCCCAGCCGGCGGCGGTGCCGGCCGCCGTGGCCCGTAACGCCGAGATCGTCGATCTCGTCGCGCGCTCCGGCCGGCCCGCCGGTCTGTACCGGCTCGCCGACGTCCTGCTGGAGTACCAGCTGAGCAGGCCAAGCGAGGCGCTGAACGGGCTCGCACGCCTGCTGCTCCCGCTGGAGGCGAAACCGGAGCTGCTGCACACGCTGGAGACCTACCTCGCCCACGGCCTGGACCGCAGGGCTGCCGCGGCGGCGCTGCACGTCCACCCCAACACCGTCGACTACCGCGTCCGCCGCATCGGCCGTCTCACCGGCCTCTTCCCGGCCCGCCCGACGGACCTCCAGCACCTCAGCGCGGCCCTGGTCGCCCGCCGTTCGGCAGCGGGCCGGGGAACGGGGGGAGCCGACGGCTCGTTCGGAAGGGCATGA
- a CDS encoding class I SAM-dependent methyltransferase: MSERVVREGYAGTGPGAITPDGCAVELYSRLAVNDEPDIVAAAVPAGSSILELGCGVGRVTHPLIERGFDVTAVDESPQMLERVRGARTVCGPIESLDLGDETFDVVMLASFLVHSGDDRVRDGLLRTCRRYVRDGGSVLFQREGEDYHDVPRERVHPAGYTTRILSSEPVGDGVESVRAEYEFADARWTQTFLSRPMSKEQFEGHLDAAGLRVERYLTEDGIWVLAVPK, encoded by the coding sequence ATGAGCGAACGAGTGGTACGTGAGGGTTATGCGGGGACGGGGCCCGGCGCGATCACGCCCGACGGCTGCGCGGTCGAGCTGTACTCGCGACTGGCGGTGAACGACGAGCCGGACATCGTCGCCGCGGCCGTCCCCGCCGGATCGAGCATTCTGGAACTGGGCTGCGGCGTGGGCCGCGTGACGCACCCCCTGATCGAGCGCGGCTTCGACGTCACGGCGGTGGACGAGTCGCCGCAGATGCTGGAACGGGTGCGCGGCGCACGCACGGTGTGCGGGCCCATCGAGTCGCTGGACCTCGGTGACGAGACCTTCGACGTGGTCATGCTGGCGTCGTTCCTGGTGCACTCGGGCGACGACCGGGTGCGGGACGGGCTGCTGCGCACCTGCCGGAGATACGTGAGGGACGGCGGATCGGTGCTCTTCCAGCGCGAGGGCGAGGACTACCACGACGTGCCGCGCGAGCGCGTCCACCCGGCCGGGTACACGACGCGGATCCTCTCCTCCGAACCGGTGGGGGACGGGGTTGAATCGGTGCGTGCCGAGTACGAGTTCGCGGACGCGCGCTGGACGCAGACCTTCCTCTCGCGGCCGATGTCGAAGGAGCAGTTCGAGGGCCATCTCGACGCGGCGGGCCTGCGGGTGGAGCGCTACCTCACCGAGGACGGGATCTGGGTACTGGCCGTGCCCAAGTAG
- a CDS encoding DoxX family protein, with protein sequence MSDTAHRFPEETVMSQNARAASAPAAAVPAAAAPASDGPVSGASAAGRGRGAVALNVARYALALFLGFSGIAKLIAHESAVESFGRMGWSHAAMYVIGGLETAGAVALLIPLLAGVAAIAFCALLTGASVVQLTLLDPPNAVMPAVLVVVMVLIARDRREGTAALVARFRRGA encoded by the coding sequence GTGAGCGACACCGCGCACCGCTTCCCCGAGGAGACCGTCATGTCCCAGAACGCCAGAGCCGCTTCCGCACCGGCCGCCGCCGTTCCCGCCGCTGCTGCGCCCGCCTCGGACGGGCCCGTGTCCGGCGCGTCCGCGGCCGGCCGCGGACGGGGCGCCGTCGCGCTCAACGTCGCGCGGTACGCACTCGCCCTGTTCCTGGGCTTCAGCGGAATCGCCAAGCTGATCGCCCATGAGTCCGCCGTCGAGTCCTTCGGCCGGATGGGCTGGAGCCACGCCGCGATGTACGTCATCGGCGGACTGGAGACGGCCGGGGCGGTCGCGCTGCTGATCCCGCTCCTCGCCGGAGTGGCGGCAATCGCCTTCTGCGCGCTGCTGACCGGGGCGTCGGTCGTCCAGCTGACCCTGCTCGACCCGCCGAACGCGGTCATGCCCGCGGTCCTCGTCGTGGTGATGGTCCTGATCGCACGGGACCGCCGGGAGGGCACGGCGGCCCTGGTCGCACGGTTCCGCCGCGGCGCGTGA